taccaaacggttgaccatgtttttactgttttaaataatgactgttaaagtcatttaaagaatgactgttttaaagaaTGGCTtgcacacacagcattgttagtttacaaaaaaaattatcaaaatcaaacaaacatcctgttgcactactacacttgttttcttgcttgtttgttttttttttacaataagacTAAAATCATGTTAAATGACAATTCAACATAtcttatggcatacttcaaaaaataaagatgatttagtattcaaaattttttatctttaatatatttttttaataaattggtcttacacttcatattttcagatttttcatagtatatgtattaagtccagtacttttaccataaaccgacatatcaaccatttggtagaagctgatatattagaaattatgggatgtgttaagGAGGATTTCTtaaacattaggagttaagaaatgcaatccaagcatttttttttcttggtggggtggTTAAAGGGTTAAAGAGATATCATCGTATAGATAGCATCAGAGAATTAAGACAGCATCAaagagttcatccaaaaataaaacatctgtcaccatttactcgcccttcacttgtcacaaacctggtTTGAGTTTATGCtcccgttgaacacaaaagaagatattttaaagaatgctggaaacctgtaaccactgacttccatagtatttgatttgtagtatttcctactatggttgtcagtggttaccagtttccaacatttttcaaactatcttcttttgtgtttaaaagtcaTAATGatttggaaccacctgagggtaaataatgagtatttttatgtttgggtgaactatccctttaattaaaacTAGGACATAACACAAGCTGGTTTCTCAGGTAAGACCCGTTTCATTCACTGTACTCATTGCACTTAACCAGTTTATCTTCGCAAAGAGTAACTAGAGGACTGATATCCTCATCAtcaagtcaaaaaataaaatgcattaccaTCATGCAGTCACTCCTTTATGTGTTAAATCAAAAACTACATGTCTGTATCTTGATTAATTATGACTCcatttttaaattagttaattTCACTAAGATATAGGAGTTCCTAATCATTTCCTCCATAGAGGAAAATAGCAATTAGTGTTTTCAGCTGATTTCTAGCTGATTATTGTTACAGTATTGATGTGCACACTTATAAAGAATTATAATCATCATTAAATACTATTAATAAATATTGACACAGTGACTGAGAAACAAAATATATGTTACAACCCTTAATAAAAGAGAAATAGCTAAAACAACTGAAGCTGCACAGGCATAAACAAAAACGTTAACACATTAAATGAAATTTCTAATGAGATACATTTATAATGGGATAATGTTATTCTAAAAGACTTCACAGTGTCCTGCTGGATAAAAGTTgtattactttttgttttaagACAGTAGGATTTGTTAGGTTTCAGCAGTAAAGGCTTTTTGACCTTCATTTAcccacatgtaaataaataaattaatatatatatatatatatgataagaAAGGAATGATAAGGGTGTGAGAACGGGTTTCATGACTTCATATTAGCGAAGGTCACTCTCTTCATCCTGAATGGTCTTCTTGATTCTTAGCAACATGGTGGTCTGCCACTGATCAAGCCTTGTGATGGAGTCAAATTCCCTTACCTATTTTATAAAGAGAATGATTAAACCCATAATATTTTTTGAGTATGATCAGATGCCTGAAACAATATGCTACTAGGACTTACTGCATCAGCGTATGCATCAATATTCTGCTCATCATGTGCATCAAGAAGTTTCTGTTTTAGTGTGAAATGCACAAACATAAATTATGATTACTTATGAAAGTGTCACAGATGTTCAAATAATGTACTTGCATTACATTGTCCAAAACTTTAGGTTTATTGATGTATATGTAGGTTGAAAactgcattgacttccatagtattcatttttcctactatggaagtcatggtTATATGGTTATACTatggttataggtttccaacattcttcaaaatatcttcttttgtgtttaacagttgTTGTTCAAACTGTttgtctacactacctgacaaaagtctcgttgtcaacaaataataacttgatttctagttgatcatttggaaaagtggcagaaggtagatttttctgatgaatcatctgttgaactgcatcacaaatactgcagaagaactattggaacccgcatggacccaagattctcacagtcctgcaagaacgctttctttgccattccagatgactttattaagtcaTCTGGACTCAAATTAAGTTACTTGAGTCatcgcagagatgtatggatgcagtcgtcaagctcataggagtcatacacaatattaattctttttccactgcaccatgactttatattatatactgtacatcagAGGTGGGACAAAGTCATTGTTTGGCAAGTGACAAGTAAGTCTCAATTCATTGCTCTCAAGTCCCGAGTCAAGACAGGCAAGTCCCGAGTCACGTCCCAAGTCCTACAGTTTGACTTTCGAGTCTTTTTAACAGAATTTACAGATTATATGTGGTTGTAAgatctgtatttattaaacaaacctttttttatgaAAGAACATTGCTcagatacataaaaatacaaatgtaattttctgaaaAAGTGCTGAACAGTGCTGCGACTCGTCTCCACAGCGTATTGGACAAGAACGAGTTGATCTTGTATTGCAAAACAGGTCTGAAAAACTGAACCAACTTTCTGAATTTGTCTTCACCTGAAatgattgtttttaaaactaaaatatatccTTAAACTAAAAACTATGCCTTCACCCTCAAAACATGTACTTGGATGAAGAGAGGATCAAAAATATAGTCCTCCAAAAAGTTTTACTTTACTTAAATGTATCACCAcaaaaaaatatacttttcaGTATGTTTAACTACTTTCAAAAGTGTAACCAGAACCTTTTCAAACATATCTCCACTTTATAAAAGAAAACCACACCGCAAAAATCAGTGTCCTGACTCTCCAAAACTCTGTCACAAAATATCCACAGTTTTACAAAACAGTACTTTTTTaagttttcaaacattttttcttggcgacgcagtggcgcagtagtactgtcacctcacagcaagaaggtcgctgattcgagcctcggctgggtcagttggcgtttctgtgtggagtttgcatgttctccctgtgttcgcgtgggtttgggtgctctggtttcccccacagtccaaacacatgcgctttaggtgaattgatgaactaaattggtcatagtgtatcagtgtgtatgggtgtttcccagtactgggttgcggctaatCCCTTCTTTCTgcttcagacaaaaaaaaaggagACATGCTttctcaaaataagatcatcatcatattagataactttagttttgtcgacttccAAAAATTCACTGCGTGCTGACACCTGTACATTGAAGGCTGTTACCTTAAAACGCAATcccttttttaaatgtgcatctATTTATGGAGCTAGTTTAGTATCTAAagtaattcacgcaaaagacacgatgtacacatgcataACCAAATTCAAGtgcataaaatatttatatatatattcacaaaaacaattcacatgcacaacataaaaatacatattcataaaatatgtttcacaaatgcaaaacaccattagCAAAagtataagagtgtacaaaaagttttgaatgtttaaaacttgtgagttcatcctgaatgagaatgtgcaaatcctctttcACGTACGACTCCCCCTGGTTACGTGTGTGTGTACTTTTGAGACTGTCCTGGCAGAAGCAGACAAACTCGtaactttcagccaatcagatgacagCTGTACTCTATGTCACttactctgcgctccttttgcgcagacTGTTACTCTCCAGCATAGCGAACGGAGAAAGATGCGCAGGCTTCCAGCTAGaactcattgtttttttttttaaatgctgtaagCCTTATTTCTTTCTCTAATTGCCACCATACATTCTTCAGACCACCATGGCacatttttcttttcctttccatTACCCTGCTCTAATGGTATCGTTTGATTTGCTGTAGAAAGGATTTTTCTTACAATCATATTATAATCACCTTCAATACTTCCTTCAAATTTCAGGTTTTTAAAATTTCCTTCACATACCTCATGAAACTCCTTCCATTTTGCCTGCTTGAATGCCCATCTTGTACACTGattaaggttttgtttttgtACAGTATTCTGGACCTCACATACAACAGGCCAGTGATCGCTGCCCATATTATAATCAAGCACTTTACAAGTGCACTTACCCGCTAAAACAGCTGCTGTGTAACAAGCAGCTGCAAACAAAACATCTACGGTACTTTGATTGGATGTCGTGCCAAATGCGTGCATCCTCTCTGTCACACACAGGTAGAGCGGTCTGTGTCAACATACTTTTTATCTTTGGGCTTTTTATGGGAAGTAGAAAGTCTTTACAAGTCAATAGGTGCAAGTCCAAGTGAAAGTCACGAATTATTTATGTTAAAGTCCAAGTTGAGTTGCAAGTCTTTTTAAATTTTGTCGAGTCTAAAGTCATCAAATTCATGACTCGAGTACAAGTCACATGACTCGAGTCCACACCTctgctggacattatttctgttaagtgacaagacttttgtctaagcaaagtcagaccttactgtcctaattaaataattaaaaattaaggcatgatcatgttttattttggtaaaataagcgtaatctagaggcctttgcctttcatataagccacttctgataccaaatgatcaactagagttattttttgttgttcctaaaacttgcataggcgacgagacttttgtcaggtagtacaTGGAGTAAATGAATACAGAATCAAAATTTTTGGGAGAAGTATATCTTTAACTAGGTAATAAGGTCAACTACCTATTTAAGCAGTGCAAGAGTTTTCTTGAGAAAGAAATCATGATGCAacaatgatttctgaagcatTATGCTCTTACCCTGACatgaataaatcacattttaaaatatatgttcaaGCTGAAGCAATTATTTTACACTTATACACACAATGTTTATAAGAAAAGACTCCAACCTTAAGAAGTTTGCACTCTCTGGCATCAGAGAAGGCTGGAAACATGTCTTCATATTTCTGTACAGCCAGCTATTAAAAAGAACAATGGTTAAACAATGCTAGGAAGTTACATATTAGCTATTTTGAACACCTTCAGACTGTAAACCCATCAGTCACCTTGCAGTTAAGCATGTCCACACAGAAGTGACACAGCGCAGCTTTGAAGAAATGATCTTTAGCACCATACTTCAACAGTGTAGTGTCCATGGAGTAAGTACCAATCTGAAACAGAGAAAACATGCCAGTTTTAAAGGTGaatataacaaataaacacaaatgaagttCGGGTCATGCAGACCTGCTCAAATATTTCTATGGCTTTCTGGTACTGCTCCAATTGAGCCGCATAGTTCGCCACTTTAAGTAGACACTTGTTAGCTGcactaaaaaaagagaaagagattaGAAGAGATTTActtagttttaaataataatatgttcATTTTAGATCTGGATTGTTCTACAACATTACTGAtggtttgaataaataaataaataaataaatagataagcgAGCATATTAAAAAGGCAATACCTGGTGGACTCCTCCCCTTTGTAATAATCTGCTGCCTGTTCATAATGAGCAATAGCCTATAAACATGAAGATAATGAATTTCAGTTCATTCTGATTTGGAAGAGATACATAAATGatacatacatgtaaaaaaatgcatgaatTGATAATAATAGAATTGACATTCATACACATGGTTTTTctgtagtttttaatttaaaaaaagtgtaaacataGTCGTAACATGGTTAATTTGTTGTTTTCTTTCATTAATAATTTGCTAATGAGAAATATAATTCTTCAAGTGAGTCCAAATGGACCCGGAATGTGACAATATATTAATTTTGAGTATGTTATGAAGGTTAATGTGACCTTTGTTAAATATAGTTATTAGTTTCAGTTCTttagatttttatgtttttagcCTAGCGTTTGATGATTATCTGAGGCACTTATTAATACATTCGCAGGCCTGTCGcgataactatttttttttatttcaccaaaatacattacgataaaaaatattattatcattatcattttaagaccattttatgccactcattatataatgccagaattacaatttaatttaatcacaATGACATATCCAAAGAacatatcatattttattattaagaatatttaatttaattatagtcattttaacaattcaataatgaggcattggaatcagaatgtgaaaacattaGCATatcctacataaataaataataataaatgttattcagGGTAAAatagtaacagaggctgcgatatctgctaccagatctatttttagTTGTCAGACACCCATCTGAAAATATACCATAGTAATGattagtaaatactacagtgtttttttaaccatactgacactgacacctccaatagagatagagatgttgcacaatcagctaaaatgttgcccaaattgttttttatgtatgggcaatatatatatttgatcaccaaaaatgattgaggtcaagCATATGTGTTGAGCGATaaatcaatatattga
This Danio aesculapii chromosome 5, fDanAes4.1, whole genome shotgun sequence DNA region includes the following protein-coding sequences:
- the napaa gene encoding N-ethylmaleimide-sensitive factor attachment protein, alpha a; translation: MDYSGKEKEAMAIMAEADKKMKTSHSLFGTFFGSSSKVEEACDMYVRAANMFKMAKNWNAAGDAFCKAALLHLKVDSKHNAAMNFLDAGNAFKKADPQEAIGCFSRAIDIYTDMGRFNIAAKHHISVAEIYESELLDIDKAIAHYEQAADYYKGEESTSAANKCLLKVANYAAQLEQYQKAIEIFEQIGTYSMDTTLLKYGAKDHFFKAALCHFCVDMLNCKLAVQKYEDMFPAFSDARECKLLKKLLDAHDEQNIDAYADAVREFDSITRLDQWQTTMLLRIKKTIQDEESDLR